A genome region from Rhodothermales bacterium includes the following:
- a CDS encoding fatty acid desaturase, translating to MDTTRSAFVRSAEPEPHKARRKAILSEHPEVRQLIGRNPYSFVIIVSIVSFQITMAWLLHDQPWWLIIAAAWLVGAFANHSLFVLLHECAHNLIFKKQTWNLWASILATLPAGFPSSIGFRKYHLKHHAFQGVYDLDADLANEWEARLIGKSSARKILWLLFFPLFQGLRPPRLKEIKFNDKWTWIEATLTFGFDALIVVLWGPWALVYLLASLVFSIGLHPLGARWIQEHYLVKPPQETYSYYGPLNLIAMNVGYHNEHHDIPSIPWNRLPKLREMAPEFYNTLYYHTSWTKLWIKFIFDSNLDLHSRAVRENRAGVPVLQDH from the coding sequence TTGATCGGCCGAAATCCGTACTCCTTTGTGATCATCGTGAGTATCGTCAGCTTTCAGATCACGATGGCATGGCTGCTGCATGATCAACCATGGTGGCTGATCATCGCGGCTGCATGGCTCGTCGGTGCTTTCGCGAATCACTCCCTGTTCGTTCTCCTCCATGAGTGTGCCCACAACTTGATCTTCAAGAAACAAACCTGGAACCTGTGGGCATCCATCCTTGCTACATTACCCGCAGGGTTTCCGTCGTCCATAGGATTTCGGAAATACCACCTGAAGCATCACGCCTTTCAGGGCGTCTACGATCTGGATGCTGATCTAGCGAACGAGTGGGAGGCGAGACTGATTGGCAAGTCCTCCGCGCGCAAGATCCTGTGGCTGCTGTTTTTTCCGCTCTTTCAGGGGCTTCGTCCGCCCCGGTTGAAAGAGATCAAGTTCAACGACAAGTGGACCTGGATAGAGGCCACTCTCACGTTTGGCTTCGACGCACTGATCGTTGTCCTGTGGGGTCCGTGGGCGCTCGTCTATCTACTGGCATCGCTTGTGTTCAGCATCGGTTTGCACCCACTCGGAGCCCGTTGGATTCAGGAGCACTACCTGGTGAAGCCACCGCAGGAAACCTACAGCTATTACGGTCCGCTGAATCTGATCGCGATGAACGTGGGATATCATAACGAGCACCACGACATTCCGTCGATCCCGTGGAACCGCCTGCCGAAACTTCGCGAAATGGCCCCGGAGTTCTACAATACACTGTACTACCACACGTCGTGGACGAAGCTCTGGATCAAGTTCATCTTCGACTCGAATCTCGATCTGCATTCGCGAGCGGTTCGAGAAAACCGCGCAGGCGTCCCGGTCTTGCAGGACCACTAG